The Deltaproteobacteria bacterium genome window below encodes:
- a CDS encoding Crp/Fnr family transcriptional regulator has translation MARQPILNVITLRRLKTLPWASDQQLEQLLAHMTLKQVDRRTLLFSEGAVSDTLYLLISGVVKLSLPTVEGEEILVSLVCPGEFFGITSLMSGTTRGFHCEAFSDCWVAGMRPNTFVTTLLGIPFAHFSELMGSTISRWEELLYRYTRFQGLGLRQRLAMALLELSQKFGVQDARGTILLLQVTHEDLADLVGASRQKVTEHMKELERRQVILREGRKLIVNPQRLQEVTGFFQEG, from the coding sequence ATGGCTCGTCAACCGATTCTGAATGTCATCACGCTTCGTCGCCTCAAAACCTTACCCTGGGCCTCCGACCAACAGCTCGAACAATTGCTCGCACACATGACACTCAAGCAAGTTGATCGCCGCACCTTGCTTTTCTCCGAAGGCGCGGTTTCCGATACCTTGTATTTACTGATTTCCGGTGTCGTCAAACTCTCGTTGCCCACGGTCGAAGGCGAAGAAATCCTCGTCAGTTTGGTGTGTCCGGGAGAATTCTTCGGTATCACTTCGCTCATGTCCGGCACGACGCGCGGCTTTCACTGCGAAGCCTTTAGCGATTGTTGGGTTGCCGGCATGCGACCCAACACGTTCGTCACCACCCTGCTCGGCATCCCGTTCGCCCATTTTAGCGAGCTGATGGGCAGCACCATCAGTCGCTGGGAGGAGCTGCTGTATCGCTACACGCGCTTTCAAGGTCTGGGTCTCCGGCAACGACTGGCAATGGCGCTGCTGGAACTCTCGCAGAAATTTGGCGTGCAAGACGCGCGCGGCACCATCTTGCTGCTCCAGGTCACCCACGAGGACTTAGCCGACCTCGTCGGAGCTTCTCGGCAAAAAGTCACCGAGCATATGAAAGAACTCGAACGCCGGCAGGTCATTCTACGCGAGGGACGAAAACTGATCGTCAATCCGCAGCGATTGCAGGAAGTGACGGGATTTTTTCAGGAAGGATAA
- a CDS encoding helix-turn-helix transcriptional regulator: MASTKPDPYVNLGEFIKRQRELAQLSIRQLAEMCGVSNPYLSQIERGLRIPSSMILQSLAKGLRLSAETLYTQAGIMDPQEAEESDVVKAVMRDPDISARQREMLIDMYRSFRKVNEAEAAS; the protein is encoded by the coding sequence ATGGCAAGTACAAAACCCGATCCGTATGTAAATCTCGGTGAGTTCATCAAACGCCAGCGTGAGCTGGCCCAGCTCTCTATTCGCCAGCTCGCCGAGATGTGTGGCGTTTCTAACCCCTACTTGAGCCAGATCGAACGTGGGCTGCGCATTCCCAGCAGCATGATCCTTCAGTCGCTGGCAAAAGGATTACGACTGTCGGCGGAGACGCTGTATACGCAAGCCGGCATCATGGACCCGCAAGAGGCCGAGGAAAGCGATGTGGTCAAGGCGGTTATGCGCGATCCCGATATTTCGGCTCGCCAGCGGGAGATGCTCATCGACATGTATCGCTCCTTTCGCAAGGTGAACGAAGCGGAAGCCGCCTCGTGA
- the dapA gene encoding 4-hydroxy-tetrahydrodipicolinate synthase — protein MLRGVYAALITPFDKNENIDEKAYETIINWTIGQGITGVFTVASTGESWALSVEEKVRLFHLTVDVVKRRVPVIAGVGAPATREAVFLAEAAQKAGVDYLCAAPPSFVRPNQDEMIGHFGALAQVSSLPLILYNIPMLAGNVLGTPAVKLLAARFPQVSGIKDSGGDLTVLNDLLIGRRPDFSVVTGIDTLVLPGLLAGSQGAILGSANVCPALSLEVLRLFDAGQWEEAWKVQNRLTRFWLAMGLGSFPAPVKAAMELIGLPAGAPRSPVAPLDAERRDALKRELRAMGVLE, from the coding sequence ATGTTACGTGGCGTATATGCGGCGCTGATTACACCTTTCGATAAGAACGAGAATATTGACGAGAAGGCATACGAAACCATCATTAACTGGACGATCGGGCAAGGCATTACCGGTGTCTTCACCGTGGCGAGCACAGGGGAGTCATGGGCGCTGAGTGTCGAGGAAAAAGTGCGCCTGTTCCACTTAACGGTAGACGTAGTGAAGCGGCGCGTGCCGGTGATTGCCGGCGTGGGCGCGCCAGCGACGCGGGAGGCGGTCTTTCTCGCCGAAGCCGCACAGAAAGCCGGCGTCGATTATTTGTGCGCCGCGCCACCGAGTTTCGTGCGACCGAACCAAGACGAGATGATCGGCCACTTTGGCGCGCTGGCCCAAGTCTCAAGTCTGCCGCTGATCCTCTACAACATTCCCATGCTTGCCGGCAATGTCCTCGGGACGCCAGCGGTCAAGTTGCTGGCGGCGCGATTTCCGCAGGTCTCGGGCATCAAGGACAGCGGAGGGGATTTGACGGTGCTGAACGATCTCCTCATCGGGCGACGGCCTGATTTTAGCGTAGTGACCGGCATCGATACCTTGGTGCTACCGGGGCTGCTGGCCGGAAGTCAGGGGGCGATTCTTGGCAGTGCGAATGTCTGTCCGGCGTTGTCTCTCGAAGTGTTACGCCTCTTCGACGCCGGGCAGTGGGAAGAGGCGTGGAAAGTTCAGAATCGTCTGACGCGGTTCTGGCTGGCGATGGGGCTGGGCTCGTTCCCCGCGCCAGTCAAAGCGGCCATGGAGCTGATTGGCTTGCCTGCCGGTGCGCCGCGCAGTCCCGTCGCGCCGCTCGATGCCGAACGCCGAGATGCACTGAAGCGGGAGTTACGTGCCATGGGCGTTCTGGAATAA
- a CDS encoding alpha/beta hydrolase: protein MNETWQHGYAHVNGVRLHYVTQGQGQLVILLHGFPEFWYSWRHQIPALAERFRVVAPDLRGYNGSDKPVGVAKYRIEVLTADVMALIRAFGEERAIIIGHDWGGGVAWAFAATHPEATERLIVLNCPHPGPFQKHLRSNWRQLRRSSYMFFFQLPWLPEFGMRLNTARFVEQAFRGWAIRKEAFPDEDLRRYVEAIKKPGMATAAINYYRAAFREVVRHGARQFSQISSPTLLIWGEEDAALGKELTYDMEPYFTGRFEIRYIPRCSHWVQQEQPELVNRYIFDFLAEDGTLASAR from the coding sequence ATGAATGAAACCTGGCAACACGGCTACGCTCACGTCAACGGCGTTCGTCTGCATTATGTTACCCAAGGGCAAGGCCAGTTGGTGATCTTGCTGCATGGGTTTCCGGAGTTTTGGTATTCCTGGCGACATCAGATTCCTGCCTTAGCCGAACGATTTCGCGTCGTCGCGCCTGACCTGCGGGGCTACAACGGCAGCGACAAACCGGTCGGCGTCGCCAAGTATCGCATCGAGGTGCTGACGGCGGACGTGATGGCGCTGATTCGCGCTTTCGGCGAAGAGCGTGCGATTATTATCGGCCATGACTGGGGCGGTGGCGTCGCCTGGGCGTTTGCGGCGACCCATCCCGAGGCGACCGAACGGCTGATCGTCTTGAATTGTCCGCATCCCGGGCCGTTCCAAAAACATCTGCGCTCGAATTGGCGGCAACTGCGTCGGAGCTCGTACATGTTCTTCTTCCAACTCCCCTGGCTCCCGGAATTCGGTATGCGTTTGAACACCGCTCGTTTTGTCGAGCAAGCGTTCCGCGGCTGGGCGATTCGTAAGGAGGCGTTTCCAGACGAAGACCTGCGCCGCTATGTCGAGGCGATAAAAAAACCGGGCATGGCGACGGCGGCAATCAATTATTACCGCGCGGCATTTCGAGAGGTCGTGCGCCATGGGGCGAGACAGTTTTCACAAATTTCTAGTCCCACACTGCTGATCTGGGGGGAAGAAGACGCCGCACTGGGGAAGGAACTGACCTACGATATGGAGCCGTATTTCACTGGCCGGTTCGAGATTCGTTACATTCCCCGCTGCAGCCATTGGGTGCAGCAGGAACAGCCGGAACTGGTGAACCGTTATATCTTCGATTTCCTCGCGGAAGATGGGACGCTTGCCTCCGCGCGCTGA
- a CDS encoding CoA ester lyase encodes MSRLRRSLLFVPASSEKFFAKAKDSAADTLIFDLEDAVAPERKPAARETMKEVLRDSGFHRFERTVRINALDTPYFLDDVLAMVEAGADGLVVPKTNSAAGIQFVDRLVALAEQRCGRALGSVRLLPLIEQPEAIGNAFAIAKATPRIAGIAFGHGDFSLSMGIKAAPSTEGVVFHARCQVVMAAKAAGITPIDNVFLDIPNLEGLIGETRQGKHLGYEGKACIHPSQVEPVNVVYTPTSEDIAYARELVAAFEQAVAEGKGAAAFRGRMIDGPIADIEKIVLERARAAGML; translated from the coding sequence ATGTCACGTCTACGCCGAAGTTTATTGTTCGTTCCTGCCAGCAGCGAAAAGTTTTTTGCCAAAGCGAAAGACTCGGCGGCGGATACGTTGATTTTCGATCTCGAAGACGCCGTGGCACCGGAGCGGAAACCTGCAGCGCGCGAGACGATGAAAGAAGTGCTGCGCGACTCCGGCTTCCACCGTTTCGAGCGGACGGTGCGGATCAATGCCCTTGATACCCCGTACTTCCTTGACGATGTCTTGGCCATGGTGGAGGCCGGCGCCGATGGACTGGTAGTGCCGAAGACGAACTCCGCCGCAGGGATTCAGTTCGTCGATCGACTGGTGGCGCTGGCCGAACAACGTTGCGGTCGTGCTCTTGGGTCAGTTAGGCTCTTGCCGTTGATCGAACAACCGGAAGCGATCGGCAATGCTTTTGCGATTGCCAAGGCGACGCCGCGCATCGCCGGTATCGCTTTCGGTCATGGCGATTTTTCGTTGTCGATGGGCATCAAAGCCGCGCCCTCCACAGAAGGCGTGGTGTTTCATGCCCGTTGTCAGGTGGTCATGGCGGCGAAGGCCGCGGGAATCACGCCGATTGATAATGTGTTTCTCGACATCCCCAACCTTGAAGGATTGATTGGGGAGACTCGCCAAGGAAAACATTTGGGCTACGAGGGTAAGGCCTGTATCCATCCCAGTCAGGTCGAGCCAGTGAACGTGGTATATACCCCGACTTCCGAGGACATCGCCTATGCCCGCGAACTGGTGGCGGCGTTCGAGCAGGCCGTGGCAGAAGGGAAGGGCGCGGCGGCGTTTCGCGGTCGCATGATCGACGGTCCAATCGCGGATATCGAGAAAATCGTGCTAGAGCGGGCGCGTGCAGCGGGAATGTTATAG
- a CDS encoding CoA transferase produces MGNLPLEGLKIVDIAVLFASPTISQNLGDFGADVIKVEHPKLGDSLRSLGATKNGVPLWWKITSRNKKCITLDLGKPEGQEIFKQLIADADVLTENFRPGTMEKWGIGWEVLHAINPRLVFVRVSGFGQTGPYKDKPGFGTLAEAMSGFAHITGQPEGPPTLPGTGLADAVAGQLGTWATMIALYERDHKSGQGQYIDLSVLEPLFAILGDQAITYDQLGTAQQRTGNRVPSIGAPRNIYKTKDGRWLALSANAPAIATRVFAAIGQPELIHDPRFKDNRARIAHIDEVDAIVGGWIGEHTAEEALRKFDEYECACAPVYSIADIFTDPHFQAREAVTTVQDPELGPVKMQNVIPKLSRTPGKIRWPGPTHMGQHNEEIYEQLGLSKERLAELKEKGII; encoded by the coding sequence ATGGGGAACCTGCCGCTGGAAGGATTGAAGATCGTCGATATCGCCGTGCTGTTCGCCTCGCCGACGATTTCGCAGAACCTGGGGGATTTTGGTGCCGATGTCATTAAAGTCGAACACCCGAAGCTGGGCGATAGTCTGCGCTCGCTCGGCGCGACGAAAAATGGCGTGCCGCTGTGGTGGAAAATCACCAGCCGTAATAAGAAGTGCATCACCCTCGATCTGGGGAAGCCCGAAGGGCAGGAGATCTTCAAGCAACTGATCGCCGATGCCGATGTGCTGACGGAAAATTTCCGCCCTGGCACCATGGAAAAATGGGGCATCGGTTGGGAGGTCCTCCACGCCATCAACCCGCGCTTGGTGTTCGTGCGCGTGTCTGGCTTCGGTCAGACCGGGCCCTACAAGGACAAGCCTGGGTTCGGCACGCTAGCCGAAGCGATGAGTGGCTTCGCTCACATCACCGGGCAACCGGAGGGCCCGCCGACGCTGCCGGGAACCGGGCTGGCCGATGCGGTTGCCGGTCAGTTGGGCACTTGGGCGACGATGATCGCTCTGTATGAACGCGATCATAAGAGTGGCCAGGGGCAGTATATCGACCTTAGCGTGCTGGAACCGCTGTTCGCTATCCTCGGCGACCAAGCCATTACCTACGATCAACTCGGCACCGCCCAGCAACGCACCGGCAACCGCGTGCCGTCGATCGGCGCGCCGCGCAATATCTACAAGACCAAAGACGGTCGCTGGCTGGCGCTTTCCGCTAACGCCCCGGCCATTGCTACGCGTGTCTTTGCCGCGATCGGGCAGCCGGAACTCATTCACGATCCCCGCTTCAAAGATAACCGTGCACGCATTGCGCACATTGACGAGGTCGATGCCATTGTCGGCGGATGGATCGGTGAGCACACAGCGGAAGAGGCGTTGCGGAAATTCGACGAATACGAATGCGCCTGTGCGCCGGTCTATAGTATCGCCGATATTTTTACCGACCCCCACTTCCAGGCGCGAGAAGCCGTAACGACTGTGCAAGATCCAGAACTTGGTCCGGTGAAGATGCAAAACGTGATCCCCAAACTGTCTCGTACTCCCGGGAAGATCCGCTGGCCCGGGCCGACGCACATGGGGCAGCATAATGAAGAGATTTATGAACAGTTGGGGCTGTCGAAGGAGCGATTAGCTGAGTTGAAAGAAAAAGGGATTATTTGA
- a CDS encoding methyltransferase domain-containing protein translates to MYFMEDSREAERLAAKVAPESWVTTDLPAANLHRVRDVLDVGCGPGVIVRALANRCPKAQVTGLDISPERVARATWNNADVSNVAICHASAACMPFEDNRFDLVYCRLLLEYLPDRAEAVAEMARVCRPGGSVILQDLDGQLLWHFPCDERMNGGLGRVLRRLSDTGFDPFVGRKLYSLAWRAGLRDLDVRIEPYHLIAGAIDERNYELWKLKLDIAFPFIVKALGSRDEAEQLAAAFLQHLQREDTLTYSVVFTVSGRKEGGKRSNLREFA, encoded by the coding sequence ATGTATTTCATGGAAGATTCCCGAGAAGCCGAACGCTTGGCCGCGAAAGTCGCGCCCGAGTCCTGGGTCACCACCGATTTGCCCGCTGCCAACCTGCATCGGGTGCGGGACGTGTTGGATGTCGGGTGCGGCCCGGGCGTCATTGTCCGCGCCCTGGCGAACCGTTGTCCCAAGGCGCAAGTGACTGGCTTGGATATCAGTCCTGAGCGGGTCGCGCGGGCAACCTGGAATAACGCGGATGTTTCCAACGTGGCGATTTGTCACGCCAGCGCAGCATGCATGCCATTTGAAGACAACCGTTTCGACTTGGTGTATTGCCGCCTCTTGCTGGAGTATTTACCCGACCGTGCCGAGGCGGTGGCCGAGATGGCGCGGGTGTGCCGTCCCGGCGGTTCCGTCATCTTACAAGATCTCGACGGGCAATTATTGTGGCACTTCCCCTGCGACGAGCGGATGAATGGCGGGCTCGGACGTGTCCTGCGCCGTTTGAGCGACACCGGCTTCGACCCGTTTGTCGGGCGCAAGCTCTATTCCTTGGCGTGGAGGGCCGGGCTCAGAGACCTCGACGTTCGCATCGAACCTTACCATCTCATTGCCGGAGCCATCGACGAACGCAACTACGAGTTGTGGAAACTCAAACTGGACATCGCCTTTCCGTTCATTGTCAAAGCACTAGGCAGTCGGGATGAGGCCGAGCAGCTCGCGGCAGCGTTTCTACAACATCTGCAACGGGAGGATACGCTGACCTACTCTGTCGTCTTCACCGTCAGCGGGAGAAAGGAGGGAGGGAAAAGAAGCAACCTGCGAGAATTCGCTTGA
- a CDS encoding AAA family ATPase: MSGQHGLVGHRPLLENAPPIPPFIGRKTELEQLEQYFQAALTGRPQVVLLRGEAGIGKTRLLKEALSIAAALGFETCQGRCLEDVALPYLPFVQSLLTRLGTFADAESLLLSEDLTTIKRLLFSPPTLTDAPSVASSERVDEEKRRLFLAVSRAVLQFVQGHPLLVAIDDLHWADQPSLDLLSHLVFTLTDGAEQSPTPLVLVGAHRPVEPEERLARTIDRFQRESVCQLLALGGLSELEVSELVRGLGLKALSYQFVWTVNTTARGNPLFVQEIVQQFDGVTLPAAPQLPTQITVSITNRLKGLKEDCREVCVLASFLGESFSLETLAAVSHRDELALLELLQDGIRQRVLVNDGPVFQFVHPLVRHVLYQEQGALLRQRRHWQIARELEQMYTHQPEAHIEEIAHHLVNAGPVAEATKVASYARRAGERAFAAADWGQAAAYYETALAATERAGDLTPQLQGELHYLAGYSHYRNMDAQPSLEHYDKAVAAYRQTDDLCGLALALKEYIGSRFTLAAVPFGSFIDVQPLLEVVAALGECERSLQGQLWSKISQAYWHSRQIDNAEAAARTALELSHRAHNDALCAEACVALALAQTQSLHVQEALDSWQQSLVAARRVHDPWRQGWSLQRAPALLTTLGRFEEAEAHAQEAITLVQQTHDWGGDGLALGSLALVALARGEFGVVERLAQEAMVRVRRSRYPWGGSIALQSLASARLLRGAWEESEDALVLLTEPGRVFADPGPLFHAGVRVYHQLLWAHSGKAGEVGAQLELNPPRPARPDFIDIDALARYCSFVEIARLIERPELAGQYEEPLVFALERGVLFARSWGFLLPRILGVVATLSRNWELAESRFASAQQAAKQAGARPEFARSLLDAAWMLIERGRRSDRQEAGDLLKHGHHICVELGMEPFARWAAQAAATLGVPVSARLASHVAAAGQLTEREREVARFTARHQTDQDIAESLLLTPQTVKRLLESLASKTGVREREAPVETSRRRTASFRQEPQRLPVSQKKPDSMFRREGEAWELAYQGERCSLKDAKGLHLLAYLLRFPHQEFPAPQLAGVGKKPAASGTLPQPNLSVAEAVASGLGIRGLGNAGERLDRQAQAEYKRRLAELREEQDEAEALNDLGRLEKVREEMEFLADELRAAHGLAGRDRRDADVEELARLSVTKAIKAALQKIAEHLPPLGRHLLVSVKTGKVCSYMPDPTRPLVWELDS, from the coding sequence GTGTCAGGACAGCATGGACTCGTCGGTCATCGTCCGCTTCTAGAAAACGCTCCTCCGATTCCACCATTCATCGGTCGCAAAACCGAACTGGAGCAGCTTGAGCAGTACTTCCAAGCGGCGCTGACCGGGCGTCCGCAAGTCGTACTTTTGCGCGGTGAGGCGGGGATAGGAAAGACGCGTCTGCTCAAAGAAGCTTTGTCGATCGCCGCCGCGCTGGGGTTCGAGACCTGTCAAGGCCGATGCCTTGAGGATGTCGCGCTGCCCTATCTGCCGTTTGTCCAGTCGCTGCTCACGCGACTCGGCACGTTTGCCGATGCCGAAAGCCTGCTCCTCAGTGAAGATCTTACGACGATTAAGCGCTTGTTGTTCTCCCCGCCAACGCTTACCGATGCTCCCAGCGTTGCCTCCTCTGAGCGGGTGGACGAAGAAAAGCGGCGCTTATTTCTCGCCGTGTCGCGTGCTGTGCTGCAATTCGTGCAGGGCCATCCTTTGTTAGTGGCCATCGACGATTTGCACTGGGCCGATCAGCCGTCGCTCGATCTGTTGAGTCATCTCGTGTTCACGCTCACCGACGGTGCCGAGCAAAGTCCGACACCCCTAGTTCTTGTGGGTGCCCATCGTCCAGTGGAGCCGGAAGAGCGCTTGGCGCGGACGATCGACCGCTTTCAACGCGAGTCCGTCTGTCAGTTGCTCGCTCTGGGCGGACTCAGCGAGCTGGAAGTGAGCGAGTTGGTGCGCGGTCTCGGCCTGAAAGCCCTCTCGTATCAGTTCGTGTGGACCGTCAATACTACGGCGCGAGGGAATCCGCTGTTCGTGCAGGAGATCGTGCAGCAGTTTGACGGCGTTACCCTTCCAGCCGCACCGCAATTGCCCACCCAGATTACCGTGTCCATTACCAACCGGCTCAAGGGGTTGAAGGAGGACTGCCGAGAGGTGTGTGTCTTGGCGTCCTTTCTCGGAGAGAGTTTTTCTCTAGAAACCTTGGCTGCTGTGTCTCACCGCGACGAACTCGCTTTGCTGGAGCTGCTTCAGGACGGGATACGTCAGCGCGTGTTAGTGAATGACGGCCCGGTCTTTCAGTTCGTGCATCCGCTGGTGCGGCACGTGCTGTACCAGGAACAAGGTGCGTTGCTACGGCAACGCCGCCACTGGCAAATCGCCCGCGAGCTGGAACAGATGTACACGCACCAGCCTGAAGCGCATATCGAGGAAATCGCTCATCATCTCGTCAACGCCGGGCCGGTGGCTGAAGCGACGAAAGTCGCGAGCTATGCGCGTCGGGCTGGGGAGCGCGCTTTTGCTGCCGCCGATTGGGGACAAGCCGCCGCGTATTATGAAACCGCGCTGGCTGCCACCGAGCGAGCCGGAGACCTGACACCGCAACTCCAAGGTGAGCTGCATTACTTGGCGGGATACTCCCACTATCGGAACATGGATGCGCAGCCGAGCCTCGAACATTATGACAAGGCTGTGGCTGCCTACCGGCAAACGGATGATCTGTGCGGCCTTGCCTTGGCGCTCAAAGAATACATTGGCTCTCGTTTTACTTTGGCTGCTGTGCCGTTTGGTTCGTTCATTGATGTCCAACCGCTCCTGGAAGTCGTCGCCGCCTTAGGAGAGTGCGAACGGAGTCTACAAGGCCAACTCTGGTCCAAGATTTCGCAAGCCTATTGGCATTCCCGACAAATTGACAATGCTGAAGCTGCGGCGAGGACGGCGCTTGAGCTGAGTCACCGGGCGCACAATGACGCCCTGTGTGCGGAGGCGTGTGTGGCACTGGCACTGGCACAAACCCAAAGCCTGCATGTGCAAGAGGCTTTGGACAGTTGGCAACAAAGTTTAGTTGCTGCACGACGGGTACATGACCCGTGGCGTCAAGGTTGGTCGTTGCAGCGTGCTCCAGCATTGCTCACGACGCTGGGACGCTTCGAGGAAGCGGAGGCTCACGCTCAAGAAGCTATTACGCTTGTGCAGCAGACGCATGACTGGGGTGGAGACGGGTTAGCCTTGGGCTCTTTGGCGTTGGTGGCACTGGCGCGCGGAGAATTTGGAGTTGTCGAGCGCCTAGCGCAAGAAGCAATGGTGCGGGTGCGGCGCTCTCGATATCCCTGGGGAGGATCAATTGCCTTGCAGAGTCTGGCCTCGGCGCGCCTGCTCCGAGGTGCTTGGGAGGAATCGGAAGATGCCCTCGTGTTATTGACCGAGCCGGGGCGTGTCTTTGCCGATCCTGGACCGCTCTTTCATGCTGGCGTGCGTGTCTACCATCAACTGCTGTGGGCTCACTCGGGAAAAGCCGGAGAAGTGGGAGCCCAGCTAGAGTTGAACCCTCCACGCCCGGCACGTCCCGACTTCATCGATATCGACGCCTTGGCGCGCTATTGCAGTTTTGTAGAAATTGCTCGGCTTATCGAGCGACCGGAATTGGCCGGACAATACGAGGAGCCTCTCGTCTTCGCTCTGGAGCGCGGAGTCCTCTTTGCCCGCAGCTGGGGGTTCCTGTTGCCGCGCATTCTCGGGGTAGTGGCAACCTTGAGCAGAAACTGGGAGCTGGCGGAGTCACGCTTCGCCTCGGCTCAACAGGCAGCAAAACAGGCTGGCGCTCGCCCCGAATTCGCTCGGTCTTTGCTCGATGCTGCCTGGATGCTGATAGAGCGTGGGCGACGGAGCGACCGGCAGGAAGCCGGCGATTTGCTGAAACACGGGCACCACATCTGCGTGGAACTTGGGATGGAGCCTTTTGCCCGGTGGGCGGCGCAGGCTGCGGCAACCTTGGGAGTGCCTGTTTCCGCTCGACTAGCCAGTCATGTGGCTGCGGCGGGACAGTTGACCGAACGCGAACGCGAGGTTGCTCGCTTCACAGCGCGGCATCAGACGGACCAGGACATTGCCGAATCCCTGCTGCTGACGCCGCAAACCGTGAAGCGGCTCCTGGAGTCGCTTGCCAGCAAAACCGGAGTGCGCGAGCGTGAGGCACCGGTCGAGACTTCGCGCCGAAGAACTGCCTCGTTCCGCCAAGAACCTCAACGGTTGCCGGTGAGCCAGAAAAAACCCGACTCGATGTTCCGTCGCGAGGGCGAAGCCTGGGAGCTGGCGTATCAAGGAGAACGCTGCAGTCTCAAGGATGCGAAAGGACTCCATCTTCTTGCCTATTTGTTACGCTTCCCTCATCAGGAATTCCCTGCGCCGCAATTAGCTGGCGTGGGGAAAAAGCCTGCTGCCAGCGGCACCCTGCCTCAACCTAACCTCAGTGTGGCCGAAGCGGTGGCGAGTGGGCTAGGGATTCGCGGATTAGGGAATGCCGGGGAACGTCTCGATCGACAGGCGCAGGCGGAGTATAAGCGTCGCCTAGCCGAACTGCGCGAAGAGCAAGACGAAGCCGAGGCCCTCAACGATCTGGGACGCCTGGAAAAAGTTCGTGAAGAAATGGAGTTTCTGGCCGATGAACTCCGCGCCGCGCACGGGCTGGCCGGTCGCGACCGCCGCGACGCCGATGTCGAAGAACTCGCCCGTTTGAGCGTCACTAAGGCCATTAAAGCCGCGCTGCAAAAGATCGCCGAGCACCTTCCCCCTCTGGGCCGTCATCTCCTGGTGAGCGTCAAGACCGGCAAGGTCTGCTCCTATATGCCCGATCCCACCCGCCCGCTGGTTTGGGAACTCGATTCATAG